In Streptomyces sp. P3, one DNA window encodes the following:
- a CDS encoding LuxR C-terminal-related transcriptional regulator, which produces MPYVVERTFHPAESRLQQAWPDHVAHLRALSGRGILVGGGLAGTGNGDILVIAVSDEVSLHRILRADPLVRQGLIARTTIRSWNVEYGHSALTGREPEDPAAAPDVVLTPHESRIARMVLSGMTNQRIAERLNVSCRAVEQHLTRMYRKLSISRRAQLAAALGATVPHFGIPQQERLTA; this is translated from the coding sequence ATGCCGTACGTCGTCGAACGCACCTTCCACCCCGCCGAATCCCGCCTGCAGCAGGCCTGGCCCGACCACGTCGCGCACCTGCGCGCACTGTCCGGCCGCGGCATCCTCGTCGGCGGCGGCCTCGCCGGCACGGGAAACGGGGACATCCTGGTCATCGCCGTGTCCGACGAGGTCTCCCTGCACCGGATCCTGCGCGCCGACCCCCTCGTCCGGCAGGGACTGATCGCCCGGACCACGATCCGCTCCTGGAACGTCGAGTACGGCCACAGCGCGCTCACCGGACGCGAGCCCGAGGACCCCGCCGCCGCCCCCGACGTGGTCCTCACCCCGCACGAGTCGCGCATCGCCCGCATGGTGCTCTCCGGCATGACCAACCAGCGGATCGCCGAACGGCTGAACGTGTCCTGCCGGGCCGTGGAACAGCACCTCACCCGCATGTACCGCAAACTGTCGATCAGCCGCCGCGCCCAGCTCGCCGCCGCCCTGGGCGCCACCGTCCCCCACTTCGGAATTCCGCAGCAGGAACGCCTCACTGCGTGA
- a CDS encoding TIGR03619 family F420-dependent LLM class oxidoreductase — MKFGANLPNYGPATTAGTMLDWARRLEEMGYHQLMVSDHVAPTPEVEHLFPAPFYDPFTVLAWLAGVTSRVRIGTTVTILPYRHPLLVARQVANIDQLSGGRFVFGAAAGWAAGEFAALGVPYARRGARSDEYLRVMKAFWTRDVVAYDGEFVRFGPVHTGPRPVQPSGPPVWIGGHSAGALRRAARYGDAWHPTSVTADWLVHVGLPALRDTAKRLNLAVPALAPRIKLRLTGRPLPAGRVLGEGSLEQIHDDLVLLDRLGADTVVLDPTFPGQRRDADRDAADLAAFERLAKEVIDLEHGRLR; from the coding sequence ATGAAGTTCGGCGCTAACCTGCCCAACTACGGTCCGGCCACCACTGCGGGGACCATGCTGGACTGGGCCCGGCGGCTGGAGGAGATGGGCTACCACCAGCTGATGGTGTCCGATCACGTGGCGCCCACGCCCGAGGTGGAGCACCTGTTCCCCGCCCCGTTCTACGACCCGTTCACCGTGCTCGCCTGGCTCGCGGGCGTCACGAGCCGCGTGCGCATCGGGACGACGGTGACCATCCTGCCGTACCGCCACCCTTTGCTGGTGGCCCGTCAGGTGGCGAACATCGACCAGCTCAGCGGGGGCCGGTTCGTGTTCGGGGCCGCCGCGGGCTGGGCGGCGGGCGAGTTCGCCGCCCTCGGGGTGCCGTACGCCCGCCGGGGGGCTCGCAGCGACGAGTACCTGCGGGTGATGAAGGCGTTCTGGACGCGGGACGTCGTCGCGTACGACGGGGAGTTCGTCAGGTTCGGTCCCGTGCACACCGGGCCCCGCCCGGTGCAGCCCTCGGGGCCGCCGGTGTGGATCGGCGGGCACAGCGCGGGCGCCCTGCGCAGGGCCGCCCGTTACGGCGACGCCTGGCACCCGACCTCCGTGACCGCCGACTGGCTGGTGCACGTCGGCCTGCCCGCGCTGCGCGACACCGCCAAGCGACTGAACCTGGCGGTGCCCGCGCTCGCGCCGCGGATCAAGCTGCGGCTGACCGGCCGGCCGCTGCCCGCCGGGCGGGTGCTCGGGGAGGGCAGCCTGGAGCAGATCCACGACGACCTCGTCCTGCTCGACCGGCTGGGCGCCGACACGGTCGTCCTCGACCCCACCTTCCCCGGCCAGCGGCGGGACGCCGACCGCGACGCCGCCGACCTCGCCGCGTTCGAGCGGCTGGCGAAGGAGGTGATCGACCTGGAACACGGACGCCTGCGCTGA
- a CDS encoding DMT family transporter, producing the protein MKSGALLRLSGLSLLWGSVFLWIKISGYGFSPVEMVFVRLVLGAAVLMAIGLSRGQRPPRDRTLLGHMAVAALLGNAIPWLLFAQGEVTGSSNVAGIISGTGPVWTLGAAVLLGSEKRLGAARILGMAVGLLGVVLVAAPWSPGTHASTSSVICFVLGAVSFGSSFAYVGRFLAGRGIPVFMLAGGQLTIAAVLTLFAVPFIGLEPVEWRTDSVIALIILGVVCTGFAVLLNTVIITKDGPAAAATVIYLMTVVSVVLGAVFLGESLGWSVLLGTAAVLVAIALLRRKPVDKPAPQAAATPAGATPAAAPAPAKGLTAGAQ; encoded by the coding sequence ATGAAATCCGGCGCGCTGCTGCGACTGTCCGGCCTGAGCCTGCTGTGGGGTTCGGTCTTCCTCTGGATCAAGATCTCCGGGTACGGGTTCTCGCCCGTGGAGATGGTCTTCGTGCGGCTCGTCCTCGGGGCCGCCGTCCTGATGGCCATCGGCCTGTCCCGGGGGCAGCGCCCGCCCCGCGACCGCACACTCCTGGGACACATGGCCGTGGCCGCGCTGCTCGGCAACGCCATCCCCTGGCTGCTGTTCGCCCAGGGCGAGGTGACCGGCTCCAGCAACGTCGCCGGCATCATCAGCGGCACCGGCCCGGTCTGGACGCTCGGCGCGGCCGTGCTGCTCGGCTCCGAGAAGCGGCTGGGCGCCGCCCGCATCCTGGGCATGGCCGTCGGTCTGCTCGGCGTGGTCCTGGTCGCCGCTCCCTGGAGCCCCGGCACCCACGCCTCCACCAGCAGCGTCATCTGCTTCGTCCTCGGCGCCGTCAGCTTCGGCAGCAGCTTCGCCTACGTCGGCCGCTTCCTCGCCGGCCGCGGCATCCCCGTCTTCATGCTGGCGGGCGGGCAGTTGACCATCGCCGCCGTGCTCACCCTGTTCGCCGTGCCCTTCATCGGCCTGGAGCCCGTCGAGTGGCGCACCGACTCCGTGATCGCGCTGATCATCCTCGGCGTGGTGTGCACCGGCTTCGCCGTCCTGCTCAACACGGTCATCATCACCAAGGACGGCCCCGCGGCCGCGGCCACCGTCATTTACCTGATGACTGTCGTGTCCGTCGTCCTGGGCGCCGTCTTCCTCGGCGAGTCCCTCGGCTGGAGCGTCCTGCTCGGCACCGCCGCCGTGCTCGTCGCGATCGCGCTGCTGCGCCGCAAGCCCGTGGACAAGCCCGCGCCGCAGGCCGCGGCCACCCCCGCCGGCGCCACCCCCGCCGCCGCCCCCGCACCGGCGAAGGGTCTGACCGCCGGCGCCCAGTGA
- a CDS encoding aspartate/glutamate racemase family protein: MRIWFHKHTVEGRLPLLDQWYREHLDAIAAPGTVIDIKTLPADTYPDNTPFGLVGHHAAQVLFSEHFAHSALQAERAGYDAWITAAGQDPGLRDARHLAAVPTLGYGETAFFLSALTGHRFGLLGFMPPLEEPIRANVSRYGLERSMAAYEVVPGGWDGVHRALDGDCDQFLTAYTEAAARARKAGAEIIIPAEGIPNEIFWHLGVRDLHGMPVIDPAGLAVKFAELTVTLRDLRIFSRSDAGYWFHRPPAEISQHLEKVFLGSILQGA, translated from the coding sequence ATGCGCATCTGGTTCCACAAACACACCGTGGAAGGACGGCTGCCACTGCTCGACCAGTGGTATCGCGAGCATCTGGACGCGATCGCCGCCCCCGGCACCGTCATCGACATCAAGACGCTGCCGGCCGACACCTACCCCGACAACACCCCCTTCGGCCTGGTCGGCCACCACGCCGCCCAGGTCCTGTTCAGCGAACACTTCGCGCACTCGGCCCTCCAGGCCGAACGCGCCGGCTACGACGCCTGGATCACGGCGGCGGGCCAGGACCCCGGCCTGCGCGACGCCCGCCACCTGGCCGCCGTACCCACGCTGGGCTACGGCGAGACGGCGTTCTTCCTGTCGGCCCTCACCGGACACCGCTTCGGCCTGCTCGGCTTCATGCCGCCGCTGGAGGAGCCCATCCGGGCCAACGTCTCCCGGTACGGCCTGGAGCGGTCCATGGCCGCCTACGAGGTCGTGCCGGGCGGCTGGGACGGCGTCCACCGCGCCCTCGACGGCGACTGCGACCAGTTCCTCACCGCGTACACCGAGGCCGCCGCCCGCGCCCGCAAGGCCGGCGCCGAGATCATCATCCCCGCCGAGGGCATCCCCAACGAGATCTTCTGGCACCTCGGCGTCCGCGACCTGCACGGCATGCCCGTGATCGACCCGGCCGGCCTCGCCGTGAAGTTCGCCGAACTCACCGTGACCCTGCGCGACCTGCGCATCTTCTCCCGTTCCGACGCCGGCTACTGGTTCCACCGCCCACCCGCCGAGATCTCCCAGCACCTCGAGAAGGTCTTCCTCGGCTCGATCCTCCAAGGAGCGTGA
- a CDS encoding NAD(P)/FAD-dependent oxidoreductase has product MSVRRRPVVVVGAGPVGLTTALVLARGGVPVTVLESSRDLSTASRASTFHPSTLDLLDELGVAAPLRAAGREVHEIQWRDLGQRVLHRIGYDALNGRTAHPYRVHAEQSRLTPLLLSALEEHPHAEVCFTSTVFDVRPRTDAVRLWLHGPTGLRTPLDADYVVAADGSRSTVRAALQLPSRATEYPSYALRVVTHTALDGLLPDLAPLAYVRDSRQSFSILGMPDHWRLIFRMPADVPRRQVVERAEVNALLRRALPSCAADVQIADAHTYRLASFVLPDYRAGRVLFAGDAAHLTSTAGGMNMNCGLHDAVAWGRALTRLHRGAAGERILASVAAERREAVTDKVIPRSEARTAGLDDPARLRGALESVGRIAADPQRTTDYLLKASLLDCAPRPQLTH; this is encoded by the coding sequence ATGAGCGTGCGCCGCCGCCCGGTGGTCGTCGTCGGCGCCGGACCGGTCGGGCTCACCACGGCCCTGGTCCTGGCCCGGGGCGGCGTGCCGGTCACCGTCCTGGAATCCTCCCGGGACCTGTCCACGGCCTCCCGCGCCTCCACCTTCCACCCCTCCACCCTGGACCTGCTCGACGAACTGGGCGTCGCGGCCCCCCTGCGCGCCGCGGGCCGGGAGGTGCACGAGATCCAGTGGCGCGACCTCGGGCAGCGGGTCCTGCACCGCATCGGCTACGACGCCCTGAACGGCCGCACCGCCCACCCCTACCGGGTGCACGCCGAACAGTCACGGCTCACCCCGCTGCTGCTGTCTGCGCTCGAGGAGCACCCGCACGCGGAAGTGTGCTTCACCAGCACCGTCTTCGACGTGCGGCCCCGCACGGACGCCGTACGGCTGTGGCTGCACGGGCCCACCGGACTGCGCACGCCGCTGGACGCCGACTACGTGGTGGCCGCCGACGGCAGCCGCAGCACCGTCCGCGCCGCCCTCCAACTGCCCTCCCGCGCCACCGAATACCCCTCGTACGCCCTGCGCGTGGTGACGCACACGGCCCTCGACGGGCTGCTGCCGGACCTCGCGCCCCTGGCCTACGTCCGGGACAGCCGGCAGTCCTTCAGCATCCTGGGCATGCCCGACCACTGGCGGCTCATCTTCCGCATGCCGGCGGACGTGCCGCGCCGTCAGGTCGTCGAGCGGGCGGAGGTGAACGCCCTGCTGCGCCGGGCCCTGCCCTCCTGCGCCGCCGACGTCCAGATCGCCGACGCGCACACCTACCGGCTCGCCTCCTTCGTCCTGCCCGACTACCGGGCGGGCCGGGTGCTGTTCGCCGGGGACGCCGCGCACCTCACCTCCACCGCAGGCGGCATGAACATGAACTGCGGACTGCACGACGCCGTCGCCTGGGGACGGGCGCTGACCCGGCTGCACCGCGGCGCGGCCGGCGAACGCATCCTCGCCTCGGTCGCCGCCGAACGGCGCGAGGCGGTGACGGACAAGGTGATCCCGCGCAGCGAGGCCCGCACGGCCGGCCTGGACGACCCGGCCCGTCTGCGCGGCGCCCTGGAGAGCGTCGGCCGCATCGCCGCCGACCCGCAGCGCACCACCGACTACCTGCTCAAGGCCTCGCTCCTGGACTGCGCCCCCCGGCCGCAGCTCACCCACTGA
- the hemA gene encoding glutamyl-tRNA reductase has protein sequence MRRTTPDDNRFLAVGISHATAPLDLLEQLYESPKPLDDLAQRIADADGLSASLILSTCNRLEVYVETASDTDPVPGLEALIADHTGVDAQELAPYQYVRHDDDALRHLFQVASGLDSVVLGEDQILGQVKEALERAQRVGATSKTLNQAVQAALRTGKRARNETGLNEAGRSLATAGLAFFERLVGSLDGKTALVIGAGSFGGVVLAALRRSGLSRVHMANRTPEKAQRLAETADGRGYPLQDIPRLLTEVDVVVSCTAATEPLLRAHQVADAMGPRGGRDLYLLDLSLPRNIEPEAGQVPAATLVDLQRIAEEGGDDELSVASVESAHRIVDTEVEALKAARRAARATPALSALRATAAEATEAELTRLGKRLEAMDGETLQEVSRTVRRIVDKVLHQPTVRARELAGRSDGDVYVDALHVLFAPHPAPAAPASAQEVMA, from the coding sequence GTGCGACGAACGACACCGGACGACAACCGGTTCCTCGCGGTGGGCATCAGCCACGCCACCGCCCCCCTTGACCTGCTCGAACAGCTCTACGAGAGCCCCAAGCCGCTCGACGACCTGGCCCAGCGCATCGCGGACGCCGACGGCCTGTCCGCCTCACTGATCCTGTCCACCTGCAACCGGCTCGAGGTCTACGTCGAGACCGCCTCCGACACCGATCCGGTGCCCGGCCTCGAGGCGCTCATCGCCGACCACACCGGCGTCGACGCCCAGGAACTGGCCCCCTACCAGTACGTGCGCCACGACGACGACGCCCTGCGCCACCTGTTCCAGGTCGCCTCCGGCCTCGACTCGGTCGTGCTCGGCGAGGACCAGATCCTCGGCCAGGTCAAGGAGGCCCTCGAGCGCGCCCAGCGCGTCGGCGCCACCAGCAAGACCCTCAACCAGGCCGTCCAGGCCGCGCTGCGCACCGGCAAGCGGGCCCGCAACGAGACCGGCCTGAACGAGGCCGGCCGCTCCCTGGCCACCGCGGGCCTTGCGTTCTTCGAACGCCTGGTCGGATCGCTCGACGGGAAGACCGCCCTGGTCATCGGCGCCGGCTCGTTCGGCGGGGTCGTCCTCGCCGCGCTGCGCCGCTCCGGCCTGAGCCGGGTGCACATGGCCAACCGCACCCCGGAGAAGGCCCAGCGCCTCGCCGAGACCGCCGACGGCCGCGGCTACCCGCTGCAGGACATACCCCGCCTGCTGACCGAGGTCGACGTGGTCGTCAGCTGCACGGCCGCCACCGAACCCCTCCTGCGCGCCCACCAGGTCGCCGACGCCATGGGCCCGCGCGGCGGACGCGACCTGTACCTGCTCGACCTCTCCCTGCCGCGCAACATCGAACCCGAAGCCGGCCAGGTCCCCGCAGCCACCCTCGTCGACCTCCAGCGCATCGCCGAGGAAGGCGGCGACGACGAACTGTCCGTGGCCAGCGTCGAGAGCGCGCACAGAATCGTCGACACCGAGGTCGAGGCCCTGAAGGCCGCCCGCCGCGCCGCCCGGGCCACCCCCGCCCTCTCCGCACTGCGCGCCACCGCCGCCGAGGCCACCGAAGCCGAACTCACCCGGCTCGGCAAGCGGCTGGAAGCCATGGACGGCGAAACCCTCCAGGAGGTCTCCCGCACCGTCCGGCGCATCGTCGACAAGGTGCTCCACCAGCCCACCGTCCGCGCCCGCGAACTGGCCGGACGCTCCGACGGCGACGTCTACGTCGACGCCCTGCACGTCCTGTTCGCCCCGCACCCCGCACCCGCCGCCCCCGCGTCCGCCCAGGAGGTCATGGCATGA
- the hemB gene encoding porphobilinogen synthase yields the protein MTIQSTIGPAPVSTPAGAPLHRPRRLRRTPHLRRLTAETQVHASNLIQPLFLREGLTAPREIPSMPGVFQHTRDTLRKAAVEAVSAGVGGVMLFGIPQDKDERGSGAVDPDGILQVALRDVVAEVGDATVVIGDINLDEYTTHGHTGVLGPDGDVDNDASVELYGQAAVVQADAGAHIVAPSGMMDGQVGHIRAALDAAGHHNVAILGYSAKYASHFYGPFRDAVESSLQGNRRTYQQNPGNIRESLREVALDLAEGADMVMVKPALAYLDIVRLIADHVDVPVSAYQVSGEYSMIEAAAARGWLERDGSIVESLTSIHRAGASQIITYWATEFAPRLG from the coding sequence ATGACCATCCAGTCGACCATCGGCCCCGCCCCCGTCAGCACGCCCGCAGGCGCCCCGCTGCACCGCCCCCGCCGGCTGCGCCGCACCCCCCACCTGCGCCGTCTCACCGCCGAGACACAGGTCCACGCGAGCAACCTGATCCAGCCCCTGTTCCTGCGCGAGGGACTGACCGCCCCCCGGGAGATCCCCTCCATGCCGGGCGTCTTCCAGCACACCCGCGACACCCTGCGCAAGGCGGCCGTCGAGGCCGTCAGCGCCGGCGTGGGCGGAGTGATGCTGTTCGGCATCCCGCAGGACAAGGACGAGCGCGGCAGCGGCGCCGTCGACCCCGACGGCATCCTCCAGGTCGCACTGCGCGACGTGGTCGCCGAGGTCGGCGACGCCACCGTCGTCATCGGCGACATCAACCTCGACGAGTACACCACCCACGGCCACACCGGCGTCCTGGGCCCCGACGGAGACGTCGACAACGACGCCAGCGTCGAGCTGTACGGTCAGGCGGCCGTCGTGCAGGCCGACGCCGGCGCCCACATCGTCGCCCCCAGCGGCATGATGGACGGTCAGGTCGGACACATCCGGGCGGCCCTCGACGCGGCCGGCCACCACAACGTGGCCATCCTCGGCTACTCGGCCAAGTACGCCTCCCACTTCTACGGCCCCTTCCGCGACGCCGTCGAGTCCTCCCTCCAGGGCAACCGCCGCACCTACCAGCAGAACCCCGGCAACATCCGCGAGTCCCTGCGCGAGGTCGCCCTCGACCTGGCCGAGGGCGCCGACATGGTCATGGTCAAGCCCGCCCTGGCCTACCTCGACATCGTCCGGCTGATCGCCGACCACGTCGACGTGCCCGTCTCCGCCTACCAGGTCTCCGGCGAGTACTCGATGATCGAAGCCGCCGCCGCCCGGGGCTGGCTGGAGCGCGACGGCTCCATCGTGGAGAGCCTCACCTCCATCCACCGGGCCGGAGCCTCCCAGATCATCACGTACTGGGCCACCGAGTTCGCGCCCCGCCTGGGCTGA
- a CDS encoding arylmalonate decarboxylase produces the protein MSLQSAERLGVVVPSGNAAAEPEIGSLVRPAMNVHTSRFPVLPGRTLRERLDTYNEGLDEVVAGFGGLRLGAVVVACSGSHYLLGPDGDRALCEKLADAGGRPVASSTLATLDTCADLGVQDIVLVSPYAPWLTDLSRTFWEQAGLTVSRVVPIRAGDRFSPYDVSTDDLVRQVAEAGLGDDEALLLTGTGMFTFDALRQIGEGNDRVLLTSNICSARWALKQTGLPADPAEETGLLRRLAARTGGTA, from the coding sequence ATGTCCTTGCAATCTGCGGAACGCCTCGGGGTCGTCGTTCCTTCCGGCAACGCCGCCGCCGAACCGGAGATCGGCAGCCTCGTCCGGCCCGCGATGAACGTGCACACCTCCCGCTTCCCGGTCCTGCCCGGGCGGACCCTGCGCGAACGGCTGGACACCTACAACGAGGGCCTCGACGAGGTCGTCGCCGGATTCGGCGGTCTGCGACTCGGCGCGGTCGTCGTGGCGTGCAGCGGCTCGCACTACCTGCTCGGCCCCGACGGCGACCGGGCCCTGTGCGAGAAGCTCGCGGACGCGGGCGGCAGGCCCGTCGCCTCCTCCACCCTCGCCACCCTGGACACCTGCGCCGACCTCGGCGTCCAGGACATCGTCCTCGTCTCGCCGTACGCGCCCTGGCTGACCGACCTGTCCCGCACCTTCTGGGAGCAGGCCGGCCTCACCGTCTCGCGCGTCGTCCCGATCCGGGCCGGCGACCGCTTCTCCCCCTACGACGTCTCCACCGACGACCTCGTCCGCCAGGTCGCCGAGGCCGGCCTCGGCGACGACGAGGCCCTGCTGCTCACCGGCACCGGGATGTTCACGTTCGACGCCCTGCGACAGATCGGCGAAGGCAACGACCGCGTCCTGCTCACCTCCAACATCTGCTCGGCCCGCTGGGCGCTGAAGCAGACGGGCCTGCCGGCCGACCCCGCGGAGGAGACGGGCCTGCTGCGCCGGCTCGCCGCCCGCACAGGCGGGACGGCATGA
- a CDS encoding acetate--CoA ligase family protein, producing MSAISALWNADSIAVIGATERPGALGRKPMDFLLRHGYKGRILPINPKGGSILGVPAYASLKEAPGPIDLALIMVGADRVAGAVDDCVEADIPLAIIASSGFAETGADGAALQDDIVARARAGGLRLIGPNCIGAVSFNNRVLATFSPLFGAESVPFEPGTLGFVSQSGALGFGAASLALQRGLRPGWVVSTGNDADVTALEVLRELAQEPECQGLLGYLEDVPDLDTLRALSASGKPVALLKSGRTEAGGRAAASHTGALTTDDRVLDAALRRLGIARVDDIDELLDAAAAFEVPLRPKGPRVAVVTTSGGSGILAADAIEDSGLELSRLSPQSIAALTEIVPPFGAVENPVDITATVLSDPTLFDRSLDVLLADDSVDIIIACFCVMAGPDVQKAVTALSKAARKGGKPILVARTGADFLAPDAPAMLRDARLPDYPTPARALKAAAALWQVSRPRPDTHREALTAPLPAPAPQATEPQLKQLLAAAGITVPKGRGARDADDAATLVRELGGRAVLKAVVPGLLHKSEAGGVRVGVTEQEAPAAFADLAALGGEVLVEELAPDGVEALVGVSTSPLGTVLTVGLGGIFTEVLDDVAHRVLPLADGEAERMISELRGAALLRGARGTAELDTAALADLLYRLSDAIRDWPGEFELDLNPVRVLPHGAIVLDAAFSTGTTPAH from the coding sequence ATGAGCGCGATCTCAGCCCTGTGGAACGCCGACTCGATCGCCGTCATCGGCGCCACGGAACGCCCCGGGGCGCTGGGCCGCAAGCCGATGGACTTCCTGCTGCGCCACGGCTACAAGGGCCGCATCCTGCCGATCAACCCGAAGGGCGGGAGCATCCTCGGCGTCCCCGCGTACGCCTCGCTCAAGGAGGCGCCCGGCCCGATAGACCTGGCGCTGATCATGGTGGGCGCGGACCGCGTCGCCGGCGCCGTCGACGACTGCGTCGAAGCGGACATACCCCTCGCCATCATCGCCTCCTCCGGCTTCGCGGAAACCGGGGCCGACGGAGCCGCCCTCCAGGACGACATCGTCGCCCGGGCCCGCGCGGGCGGACTGCGCCTGATCGGACCGAACTGCATCGGCGCCGTCAGCTTCAACAACCGTGTCCTGGCCACCTTCAGCCCCCTGTTCGGCGCCGAGAGCGTCCCCTTCGAACCCGGCACCCTCGGGTTCGTCAGCCAGAGCGGCGCCCTGGGCTTCGGCGCGGCGAGCCTCGCCCTCCAGCGCGGACTGCGCCCCGGCTGGGTGGTGAGCACCGGCAACGACGCCGACGTCACCGCGCTGGAGGTGCTGCGCGAACTGGCCCAGGAACCCGAGTGCCAGGGACTGCTCGGCTACCTGGAGGACGTGCCCGACCTGGACACCCTGCGCGCCCTGAGCGCCTCCGGCAAACCGGTGGCACTGCTGAAGTCCGGGCGCACCGAAGCCGGCGGCCGCGCCGCCGCCTCCCACACCGGCGCCCTCACCACCGACGACCGCGTGCTCGACGCGGCGCTGCGCCGGCTGGGCATCGCCCGGGTCGACGACATCGACGAACTCCTCGACGCCGCCGCCGCGTTCGAGGTCCCCCTGCGCCCGAAGGGCCCGCGCGTCGCCGTGGTCACCACCTCCGGCGGATCGGGCATCCTCGCCGCCGACGCCATCGAGGACTCCGGTCTCGAGCTGAGCCGGCTGTCACCGCAGAGCATCGCGGCGCTCACCGAGATCGTGCCGCCGTTCGGCGCGGTGGAGAACCCCGTCGACATCACCGCGACCGTGCTCAGCGACCCCACCCTGTTCGACCGGTCGCTGGACGTGCTGCTCGCGGACGACTCGGTCGACATCATCATCGCCTGCTTCTGCGTCATGGCCGGACCCGACGTGCAGAAGGCGGTCACCGCCCTGTCCAAGGCGGCCCGCAAGGGCGGCAAGCCGATCCTGGTGGCCCGCACCGGCGCCGACTTCCTCGCGCCGGACGCCCCCGCCATGCTCCGCGACGCCCGACTGCCGGACTACCCGACGCCGGCCCGCGCGCTGAAGGCCGCCGCCGCACTGTGGCAGGTCAGCCGACCCCGCCCGGACACCCACCGCGAGGCGCTCACGGCGCCGCTCCCCGCGCCCGCGCCACAGGCCACCGAGCCGCAGCTGAAACAGCTGCTCGCCGCCGCCGGGATCACCGTGCCGAAGGGGCGCGGCGCCCGCGACGCCGACGACGCGGCCACGCTGGTGCGGGAGCTGGGCGGCCGCGCGGTACTGAAGGCCGTCGTACCCGGACTGCTGCACAAGTCGGAGGCGGGCGGCGTCCGGGTGGGCGTCACCGAACAGGAGGCGCCGGCCGCCTTCGCCGACCTGGCCGCGCTCGGCGGCGAGGTACTCGTCGAGGAACTGGCCCCGGACGGGGTCGAGGCGCTGGTCGGCGTCAGCACCAGCCCGCTGGGAACCGTCCTGACCGTGGGGCTCGGCGGCATCTTCACCGAAGTCCTCGACGACGTCGCACACCGCGTGCTGCCGCTCGCCGACGGCGAGGCCGAGCGCATGATCTCCGAACTGCGCGGCGCCGCCCTGCTGCGCGGGGCCCGCGGCACGGCGGAGCTCGACACCGCGGCACTGGCCGACCTGCTGTACCGGCTGTCCGACGCGATCCGCGACTGGCCCGGCGAGTTCGAACTGGACCTCAACCCGGTGCGGGTGCTGCCGCACGGCGCGATCGTCCTGGACGCCGCGTTCAGCACCGGCACCACCCCGGCCCACTGA
- a CDS encoding LysR family transcriptional regulator — protein sequence MDKGAATAKPYGSELDLRKLRVLVELDRRGTVSAVAAALHLTPSAVSQQLAGLAKELGVPLTEPVGRRLRLTGAAKVVLRHAEEIFESIDRLHRALAEHSGGERGEVSVSGFGTTLSPLILPAAGILKRRLPELRTTLAEVDPPVSFELLELGRTDVVIAVESPAAPALDSRFDKRPLMTEVFDVALPEEHPLAQAPSLTLGELADEAWIFATVGMCQEIPLAACAAAGFTPQATHVIGDWDATFAAVRQGLGICLVPRLARRSSQPGVTVRRFDDAPWRRVFAAVRPGSGGVPQIEAVLEALSEAAQAAESELKGAPGP from the coding sequence ATGGACAAGGGTGCTGCGACGGCCAAGCCGTACGGCAGCGAACTCGATCTGCGCAAGCTGCGGGTTCTGGTGGAGCTGGACCGGCGGGGCACGGTCAGCGCGGTGGCGGCCGCGCTGCATCTGACTCCGTCGGCCGTCTCCCAGCAACTCGCCGGTCTGGCGAAGGAGTTGGGGGTACCGCTGACCGAGCCCGTGGGGCGCCGGCTGCGGCTCACGGGCGCGGCGAAGGTGGTGCTGCGGCACGCCGAGGAGATCTTCGAGAGCATCGACCGGCTGCACCGCGCTCTGGCCGAGCACAGCGGGGGTGAACGCGGCGAGGTGTCGGTGTCGGGGTTCGGCACCACGCTCTCGCCGCTCATCCTGCCGGCCGCCGGCATCCTCAAGCGGCGCCTGCCCGAGCTGCGCACGACGCTGGCGGAGGTCGATCCGCCCGTCAGCTTCGAGCTGCTGGAGCTCGGCCGCACGGACGTGGTCATCGCCGTCGAGTCGCCGGCGGCGCCCGCCCTCGACTCCCGCTTCGACAAGCGGCCCCTGATGACGGAGGTGTTCGACGTGGCGCTGCCCGAGGAGCATCCGCTGGCACAGGCGCCCTCGCTGACCCTGGGGGAGCTGGCCGACGAGGCGTGGATCTTCGCCACGGTCGGCATGTGCCAGGAGATCCCTCTCGCGGCCTGCGCGGCCGCCGGCTTCACCCCGCAGGCCACCCATGTCATCGGCGACTGGGACGCCACCTTCGCCGCCGTCCGGCAGGGTCTGGGCATCTGTCTGGTGCCCCGGCTGGCCCGCCGGTCCTCGCAGCCCGGCGTCACGGTGCGGCGGTTCGACGACGCGCCCTGGCGGCGGGTGTTCGCCGCGGTGCGGCCCGGCAGTGGGGGCGTGCCCCAGATCGAGGCGGTCCTGGAGGCCCTGAGCGAGGCGGCGCAGGCGGCGGAGTCGGAGCTGAAAGGGGCGCCCGGGCCGTGA